From Acidobacteriota bacterium, one genomic window encodes:
- a CDS encoding efflux RND transporter periplasmic adaptor subunit, translating into MKKTLIFIIILIVIAALIFLPIKLTRKKIKNDITWVKVKKGDIVEKALAIGKIEPEHEISIKSKISGIAKKIYVEVGDKVDGGDSLIEISPDPTPLEYAEAKRQVELAQVERENKKSEYERAQKLMEKNFISQKDFELTKRNFEEADLKLKLSSEKLSLIERGKAKIAERNVESVIKSPVSGTILEKLVNEGDPVVPLTFYQAGTELLKIANMNSLLFKGTVDEIDVGKLREGMRAIVKIGALPDKPVEGILKKISPKAKKEENATLFDVEIEVKHRNDVVIRAGYSANAEIVTRKSENTLYIPERLVEFKEDKTFVEIRGKDRKPGKKEIKVGLSDGINIEVLEGLREGEEIAERPPKEIK; encoded by the coding sequence ATGAAGAAGACATTAATTTTTATTATTATTTTGATTGTTATTGCAGCTTTAATCTTTTTGCCCATCAAATTAACCAGAAAGAAGATCAAGAATGATATAACTTGGGTAAAGGTAAAGAAAGGGGATATTGTCGAGAAAGCATTGGCAATAGGGAAGATTGAGCCTGAGCATGAGATATCGATAAAGTCGAAAATATCCGGAATTGCGAAGAAAATCTATGTGGAAGTGGGAGATAAGGTGGATGGAGGAGATTCTCTTATTGAGATAAGTCCTGACCCAACGCCATTGGAATATGCAGAGGCTAAGAGGCAGGTCGAACTTGCTCAGGTTGAAAGAGAGAACAAAAAATCAGAGTATGAAAGGGCTCAGAAATTGATGGAGAAGAATTTTATTTCTCAGAAGGATTTCGAGCTGACCAAGAGAAATTTTGAGGAGGCTGATTTAAAATTAAAGCTCTCTTCTGAAAAATTATCTTTAATTGAGAGGGGAAAAGCAAAAATTGCTGAGAGAAATGTGGAATCTGTGATTAAATCACCAGTGAGCGGAACCATCCTTGAAAAACTTGTTAATGAGGGAGACCCTGTTGTCCCTTTAACTTTTTATCAGGCAGGAACAGAGCTTCTGAAGATTGCCAATATGAATTCTCTTTTGTTTAAGGGAACTGTTGATGAAATTGATGTGGGGAAGTTGAGAGAGGGGATGAGAGCCATCGTAAAGATTGGAGCTCTCCCGGATAAACCGGTAGAAGGAATATTAAAGAAAATCTCACCCAAGGCAAAGAAAGAAGAAAATGCCACTCTTTTTGATGTGGAGATAGAGGTAAAACATCGAAATGATGTGGTTATAAGAGCAGGGTATTCTGCCAACGCAGAGATAGTCACGAGAAAAAGTGAGAATACTTTATACATACCTGAAAGATTGGTTGAGTTTAAAGAAGATAAAACTTTTGTCGAGATAAGGGGAAAGGACAGAAAACCGGGGAAGAAAGAAATAAAGGTTGGGCTAAGCGATGGAATTAACATAGAAGTGCTCGAAGGATTGAGAGAGGGTGAAGAAATAGCTGAAAGACCTCCGAAGGAAATTAAATAA
- a CDS encoding response regulator codes for MIVEVYNLKVAIKIDIMHTMVVYIKDMFYKRILVIDDEILLRNLLEEFLSYNGYKVDGVGNDVDAIKLLKKRNYHLIIIDYNLGDKKGSELISQIKEFSSSTPILGISGKHVKEEFIEAGADGFVSKPFYLNNLLNVIKKLLFDLK; via the coding sequence ATGATAGTTGAAGTCTACAATTTAAAGGTTGCAATAAAAATTGACATTATGCATACTATGGTTGTATATATAAAAGATATGTTTTATAAAAGAATTCTTGTGATTGATGATGAGATACTTTTAAGAAATCTTTTAGAAGAGTTTCTAAGTTACAATGGATACAAGGTTGATGGGGTGGGAAATGATGTCGATGCAATCAAATTGTTGAAAAAAAGAAATTATCACCTGATAATTATCGATTATAATTTAGGCGATAAGAAAGGGTCAGAACTAATAAGTCAAATAAAAGAATTTTCCAGCTCCACTCCGATTCTCGGAATTTCAGGAAAACATGTGAAGGAAGAATTTATAGAAGCTGGTGCTGATGGTTTTGTCTCAAAACCGTTTTACCTTAACAATCTTTTAAATGTAATAAAAAAATTATTATTTGATCTTAAGTAG
- a CDS encoding helix-turn-helix domain-containing protein, which produces MFFKMDNFNKQIGNHIKKTRESLGITQMELAEKIGVTYQQVQKYEKGRSNISIKRLHEIAKALNVPVAFLLEKIPVVGEEKIKYRTSGKFSFFLDKNEISLLKLFRKIRDENIKKGIIQLLKGVIRSNK; this is translated from the coding sequence ATGTTTTTTAAGATGGATAATTTCAATAAACAAATAGGAAATCATATCAAAAAAACAAGAGAATCCCTTGGAATTACCCAGATGGAGTTGGCTGAAAAAATTGGGGTTACTTACCAGCAAGTTCAAAAATATGAAAAAGGAAGAAGCAACATTTCTATAAAAAGACTCCATGAGATTGCAAAAGCCCTAAACGTCCCTGTTGCCTTTTTACTTGAGAAAATTCCAGTTGTTGGGGAAGAAAAGATAAAATACAGAACTAGTGGCAAATTCTCTTTTTTTCTTGACAAAAATGAAATATCCCTTCTGAAATTATTCAGAAAAATTAGAGATGAAAATATAAAAAAAGGAATAATTCAGCTTTTAAAAGGAGTTATCCGATCAAATAAATAA
- the galT gene encoding galactose-1-phosphate uridylyltransferase, producing MSEFRQDITTKEWVIISTERAKRPDEFKKKDKKEKKLPERDDKCPFCPGNEEKTPPAVYTIEKDGKWKLRIVPNKFAALQPDITPDRNRIGRFLKAEGFGISEVVIETPEHNKTIATMSYEQARDVVIAYKERYLQISENKDISLINIFRNYGEKAGTSLEHPHSQIIASPIVPPHIRDQITQAILSTDSYGSCIFCDMIKEELNQKIRIILESKHFIVLTPFASRYPFEIRIFPKKHNCNFGCITDEDIEDFAYVLRLALKKLYTALDDPDYNYMIRSCPTDYENVKHFHWHLEILPKLTTPAGFELGTGIFINVTTPENCAEILRNIEVE from the coding sequence ATGTCTGAATTTAGACAGGATATAACGACAAAAGAATGGGTAATAATTTCAACAGAAAGAGCTAAAAGACCTGATGAATTCAAGAAAAAAGATAAAAAAGAAAAAAAATTGCCAGAAAGAGATGATAAATGTCCTTTCTGTCCTGGCAATGAGGAAAAAACCCCTCCGGCGGTTTATACTATTGAAAAAGATGGAAAATGGAAATTAAGAATTGTGCCGAATAAATTTGCAGCCCTCCAACCAGACATAACTCCTGATAGAAATAGAATTGGAAGATTTTTGAAAGCTGAGGGATTTGGAATTTCAGAAGTGGTTATTGAAACTCCTGAGCACAATAAAACCATTGCCACTATGAGTTATGAACAGGCTCGAGATGTTGTAATTGCGTATAAAGAAAGATATTTGCAGATATCTGAGAATAAAGATATATCGCTTATAAATATATTCAGGAATTATGGAGAAAAAGCAGGCACATCCCTTGAGCATCCTCATTCTCAAATAATTGCATCTCCTATAGTTCCTCCTCATATAAGGGATCAGATTACCCAGGCAATTCTTTCTACGGATTCATATGGAAGTTGCATTTTTTGCGATATGATTAAGGAAGAACTAAATCAGAAAATCAGAATTATTTTAGAGAGTAAACATTTTATCGTGTTAACTCCCTTTGCTTCTAGATATCCTTTCGAGATAAGAATTTTTCCAAAGAAGCATAACTGTAATTTTGGATGCATAACTGATGAGGATATTGAAGATTTTGCTTATGTTTTAAGATTAGCCCTTAAAAAACTTTACACTGCCCTTGATGATCCAGATTATAACTATATGATTCGGTCATGTCCAACAGACTATGAGAATGTAAAACATTTTCACTGGCATCTTGAAATACTCCCGAAATTGACCACTCCCGCAGGGTTTGAACTTGGCACAGGTATTTTTATTAATGTAACAACACCTGAAAATTGTGCTGAGATTTTAAGAAATATAGAAGTAGAATAA